A window of Cryptomeria japonica chromosome 3, Sugi_1.0, whole genome shotgun sequence contains these coding sequences:
- the LOC131874482 gene encoding uncharacterized protein LOC131874482 — protein sequence MGDNSQNIDQPQPQQPNPPLSNPPSIQDLIAQNLNQLRGIADVYHRIPRLNPMFDPLTSIIKRMETMTEEHNVALLWRDSMREQYADGLSYKEIKDLKISKAAIAALFVNPRTDQPVDPPKIKLSIKWCTNDGIVKKIWDRWWMVFDKPPNNNLDVPFYFIKKVCAEFVLGKHVNYFDIQPFQGVGLGMPQNRPGAVRVVQGPYVPPPPVDPPPPVQHPYIICEATSWTISAIHSLSSFLVSWVGSIAQPTFDGSGASNGADTSSSAPHICVPHSCVMCGHVCLGPVGQPVDPPTDNANYEVHEMHDAPDVMTQTRGYPGESSHARGEEAPSSYIDDVVLMTKEELTQIQEGTLMTISFGLDSLTGTSSTSAGLCDLGSGSAVGDKGKKILGFTSLLTTPNIPEDEEEEEEEEEMPRVHVVYENIENIPPLPKTYIKSPAKPKRKRGDEDPSEPSSAAKRINFDDPSTA from the exons atgggggataacagtcaaaatattgatcaaccacaaccgcaacaaccaaaccctcctttgtcaaaccccccctcaattcaggatttaattgcacaaaatttgaaccaattgagggggattgcagatgtatatcataggatccctcgcctaaacccaatgtttgatcccctcacatcgatcataaagagAATGGAAActatgactgaggagcacaatgtcgctcttttgtggcgagattctatgagggaacaatatgcggatggcttgtcctataaggagatcaaggatctcaagatatccaaagccgctatcgccgcattgtttgtgaatccccgcactgatCAACCTGTAGACCccccaaaaataaaactttctattaaatggtgcacaaatgatggtattgtgaaaaaaatttgggatcgttggtggatggttttcgacaaaccacccaacaacaatcttgatgtccccttctacttcataaaaaaagtatgtgctgagtttgttttaggaaaacatgtgaactactttgacatccaacctttccagggtgtgggtttaggtatgccccaaaatagacctggggcagtcagagtagtccagggcccatatgtcccccctcctcctgttgatcccccacctccagtgcaacatccatatatcatttgtgaggcgacatcatggaccatatcagctattcactctttgagtagctttTTGGTTTCTTGGGTTGGGTcaatagctcagcctacttttgatggtagtggtgcatccaaTGGCgctgacacatcatcctcggctccacacatttgtgtgccccatagttgtgtgatgtgtgggcacgtatgcttgggtccagtaggacaacctgttgatcctcctacGGACAATGCAAATTATGAGGtacatgagatgcacgatgcaccagatgttatgacacagactcgaggataccctggggagtcctcgcatgctagaggcgaggaggcaccatcatcatacattgatgatgtagtg ttgatgaccaaggaggagTTAACAcaaattcaggagggcaccttgatgaccatttcatttggccttgatagcttgacg ggcacaagcagcacgagtgcggggctgtgtgatttaggatctggtagtgcagttggagacaagggaaag aaaattcttggcttcacatccttgttgactacacccaatatacctgaagatgaagaagaagaagaagaagaagaagagatgcctcgagtacat gttgtgtatgaaaatattgaaaacatacctcctttaccgaagacatacatcaagagtcctgcaaagccgaagagaaaacgtggagatgag gatccttcagagccaagcagtgcggcgaagaggatcaattttgatgatccatcaacagcttag